A genomic segment from Candidatus Binatia bacterium encodes:
- a CDS encoding ferritin-like domain-containing protein: MFRDIELPASGAREAVPASYDAVFDWEYKFRREELVRLYEKGKRLQWNASTDIDWSIDVDPERVRQENVEAFDAVLQPPQKLDVATRRKLKHHMDAWMLSQFMHGEQGALLATAQLVCAVPFTEAKFYAANQVADEARHVEVYRRYLTEKLGLSYPVNPHLHTLLNQIIRDSRWDMVYLGMQIMVEGLALAAFGLMRFIQPDEPLIQQITSYVMRDEARHVAFGVLSLEDLYTKEMSATELKEREEFVIEATVLMRDRLLMAEVWERVGLDPNVWLPWSLNTPFMVGFRQILFSKIVPNLKRLGLLTPRVREKFQELGILSYESLPDSTQEEETAVPPALLQFFFQLQAAGANLTAPKPVPHH; encoded by the coding sequence ATGTTTCGAGACATCGAGCTACCCGCGTCCGGCGCACGCGAGGCCGTTCCAGCGAGCTACGATGCCGTGTTCGATTGGGAGTATAAGTTCCGGCGCGAAGAGCTCGTGCGCTTGTACGAAAAGGGTAAGCGCCTGCAGTGGAACGCGTCAACGGACATCGATTGGTCCATCGATGTCGATCCCGAGCGGGTACGGCAGGAGAACGTGGAGGCGTTCGATGCCGTTCTGCAGCCGCCCCAAAAGCTCGATGTCGCCACGCGCCGAAAACTCAAACATCACATGGATGCGTGGATGCTCTCGCAGTTCATGCACGGGGAGCAGGGAGCGTTGTTGGCCACAGCTCAGCTCGTGTGTGCGGTGCCGTTTACGGAGGCAAAATTTTACGCGGCAAACCAAGTGGCGGACGAGGCACGGCATGTGGAGGTGTACCGGCGCTACCTGACGGAAAAGCTCGGCTTGAGCTACCCGGTGAATCCCCATTTGCACACGTTGTTGAATCAAATCATCCGGGATTCCCGGTGGGACATGGTCTACCTCGGCATGCAAATTATGGTCGAGGGGCTGGCGCTGGCGGCCTTTGGGCTGATGCGGTTTATCCAGCCGGATGAGCCTCTTATTCAGCAAATTACCAGTTATGTCATGCGCGACGAAGCGCGCCATGTGGCCTTCGGCGTGCTCTCGCTCGAGGACCTCTATACGAAGGAAATGTCCGCAACCGAGCTCAAGGAACGCGAGGAATTTGTGATCGAGGCCACTGTGCTCATGCGCGACCGGCTGCTGATGGCAGAAGTTTGGGAGCGTGTCGGGCTCGACCCCAACGTCTGGTTACCTTGGTCTCTGAACACTCCTTTCATGGTCGGCTTCCGGCAGATCCTGTTCTCGAAGATTGTCCCCAATCTCAAGCGACTAGGCTTGCTGACCCCACGGGTGCGCGAAAAGTTCCAGGAGCTTGGCATCTTGAGTTACGAGTCGTTGCCCGATTCCACCCAGGAAGAAGAAACGGCTGTGCCACCGGCGCTGCTACAGTTCTTCTTCCAGCTGCAGGCGGCTGGTGCGAACCTCACGGCGCCGAAGCCGGTACCCCACCACTGA
- the purN gene encoding phosphoribosylglycinamide formyltransferase, translating into MGEFDILRIPGTRGRPPRLAVLLSGSGSTLQNLVEKIGSGELQARIELVVSSRADAYGLVRAQQAGLRSAVVPRKEFTSVDAFNDALHAVLDTAEVDLVVLAGFLSPFQLRGRYQLRVLNVHPALIPAFCGKGFYGLHVHRAVLAAGVKVSGCTVHFADDEYDQGPIIFQECVPVLESDTPEILAARVQAVERRLYPAAIRLWAEGRLGLRGRRVVILPARAD; encoded by the coding sequence ATGGGTGAGTTCGACATCCTAAGAATCCCTGGCACTCGGGGCCGCCCGCCTCGTTTGGCGGTCTTGCTCTCTGGCAGCGGATCGACCTTACAGAATTTGGTCGAGAAAATCGGCAGCGGCGAACTGCAGGCTCGTATCGAGCTGGTAGTGAGCTCGCGCGCCGACGCCTACGGCCTCGTTCGCGCACAGCAGGCCGGACTCCGTAGTGCAGTTGTGCCGCGCAAGGAGTTTACGAGCGTGGACGCCTTCAACGATGCGTTGCATGCCGTACTGGACACTGCGGAGGTCGATCTGGTCGTGCTAGCCGGTTTCCTCTCCCCGTTTCAACTGCGCGGGCGCTACCAGCTCCGCGTGCTCAATGTACACCCGGCACTCATCCCTGCGTTCTGCGGCAAAGGCTTTTACGGCCTCCACGTTCACCGGGCTGTTCTCGCTGCCGGGGTAAAAGTCAGCGGTTGCACGGTGCACTTCGCGGACGACGAGTACGACCAGGGGCCAATCATCTTCCAGGAGTGCGTACCCGTGCTGGAGAGCGACACTCCCGAAATTCTGGCCGCCCGAGTGCAGGCCGTGGAACGCCGGTTGTACCCCGCGGCGATCCGTTTGTGGGCCGAGGGTCGCTTGGGCTTGCGTGGCCGGCGCGTGGTGATTTTGCCCGCTCGCGCCGACTGA
- the infC gene encoding translation initiation factor IF-3, with the protein MAFRGRGPRFIPPPPDQHRINRYIRAPRVRLIGPDGTQIGIVPIEEALRRAEEAQLDLVEVAPNADPPVCRIMDYGKFKYQQHKKEAEARRKQATTTVKELRLGYRTDVGDLERQIQKGREFLLEGDRVKYVLRFRGREMAYQDLGREKLLKVCEALSDVASPEGTPKMEGRMLSVVLAPLSKKKPKSGATAAPPPVENSSSERAEGSTGS; encoded by the coding sequence TTGGCGTTTCGCGGACGAGGCCCACGGTTCATTCCCCCACCCCCAGACCAACATCGCATCAATCGTTACATTCGCGCACCTCGGGTTCGCCTCATCGGTCCGGATGGCACCCAGATTGGCATCGTACCTATTGAGGAAGCCCTGCGTCGAGCCGAGGAAGCCCAACTCGACTTGGTCGAGGTAGCACCGAATGCGGACCCGCCCGTATGTCGCATCATGGACTACGGGAAATTCAAGTACCAGCAGCACAAGAAAGAGGCCGAAGCGCGGCGCAAACAAGCCACGACCACAGTGAAAGAGCTGCGCCTCGGGTATCGCACGGATGTGGGGGACCTGGAGAGGCAGATTCAAAAGGGGCGCGAATTTCTGCTCGAGGGAGACCGTGTGAAGTATGTACTTCGCTTCCGCGGGCGCGAAATGGCGTATCAGGACCTCGGGCGTGAGAAACTGCTCAAAGTGTGCGAAGCCCTGTCGGACGTCGCCTCGCCAGAGGGCACGCCCAAGATGGAGGGGCGAATGCTGAGCGTGGTGCTTGCGCCGCTAAGCAAGAAGAAGCCGAAAAGCGGTGCCACAGCGGCTCCTCCCCCGGTGGAAAATTCTTCGTCGGAGCGTGCCGAGGGCTCAACCGGGAGTTAA